TCAGCAGATCGCGGCGAATGATCTCCCCCGTTTGCCCGTTAGCCGAATGCAAAGCCAGATAGCTTTCAACGGCTTGCGCGCCGTTTTTGACTCCGCCGTCGTAAGAGACGCCGCGAATCATCGACGGCGCGACCGCTTTAAGCGCGTGCGATCCGCGCATTTTGCCGTCGTAATACCATCGCTTTTCAAACGGAAGCGAGAGATCGACTAGCCTCGCGCGGATATGCAGCAGCTTTGCGCGATACCGCGAAAACAGATCGGCTAGATCGTTAATTACCGCTCTTTCAAACTGCGCGCCGTAGGCGATCACGCTGCCTTCGTCGCCTATCAGATCGCATAGCTTTTTTGCAATATTCTCCCTGCCGTCCGTTTCGCAATCGGCTATAAACTCGCTATGCCTCAAGCGCGATTTCGGCGAGGCGAGCGTATGCAAAGAAAACTGAAACGCGAGCGCGTCAAAAGGCTTTAGTTTATCAAAGATCGGGACGGCGTAATTGATCGCCTCGAAGTCCAGAAAATAGATCGGATATTTAACTCTCGCCATAAAGGATTTTAGCTCCGCTAAATCTATATGCGCCCTATTGGTTTCGTCGCATTTAATCTGTATCTTTTGATAATCGCTAAGCAGAGATTTTGGTATATCGCGCGGATCGAGTATATTTTGCCTAAGCAGATCGAGCTTTAGCTCTTTGCTTAACCCCGCTATATTCAAGATCGAATATTCGGGTATATTTGCAAAACATATATTGGAGTATTGACAGGCGAGATCGAGATCGCATAGCTTGTTCTCGCTCGCGTTCTTAGTCGGTTCGTCGGTAATAT
This region of Helicobacteraceae bacterium genomic DNA includes:
- a CDS encoding DUF2779 domain-containing protein, with product MNASLLFRLLSCEKARYLRACGETPREEKKREPTVTPSVLREVQKWFGSKFAHPLSFKTLTYKNFRVFIDRITQNKNDFELAKPLFASEPYSAAINELALAVWILGKRGIKIDKAFVYYIDKEYIKDGDLDFDKLFIKREVTKRVYSRYFHITDEPTKNASENKLCDLDLACQYSNICFANIPEYSILNIAGLSKELKLDLLRQNILDPRDIPKSLLSDYQKIQIKCDETNRAHIDLAELKSFMARVKYPIYFLDFEAINYAVPIFDKLKPFDALAFQFSLHTLASPKSRLRHSEFIADCETDGRENIAKKLCDLIGDEGSVIAYGAQFERAVINDLADLFSRYRAKLLHIRARLVDLSLPFEKRWYYDGKMRGSHALKAVAPSMIRGVSYDGGVKNGAQAVESYLALHSANGQTGEIIRRDLLNYCKKDTEYLVKIYRKLVMLTQAKRKV